In Delphinus delphis chromosome 18, mDelDel1.2, whole genome shotgun sequence, the following proteins share a genomic window:
- the GJB2 gene encoding gap junction beta-2 protein, with amino-acid sequence MDWGTLQTILGGVNKHSTSIGKIWLTVIFIFRVMILVVAAKEVWGDEQADFVCNTLQPGCKNVCYDHYFPVSHIRLWALQLIFVSTPALLVAMHVAHYRHEKKRKFMKGEIKSEYKDIEEIKSQKVRIEGSLWWTYTGSIFFRVIFEAAFMYVFYVMYDGFAMQRLVKCNAWPCPNTVDCFVSRPTEKTVFTVFMIAVSGICILLNVTELCYLMIRYCSGKSKKPV; translated from the coding sequence ATGGACTGGGGCACGTTGCAGACGATCTTGGGGGGCGTGAACAAACACTCCACCAGCATCGGAAAGATCTGGCTCACTGTCATCTTCATCTTCCGCGTCATGATCCTTGTGGTGGCCGCGAAGGAGGTGTGGGGCGATGAGCAGGCCGACTTCGTGTGCAACACGCTGCAGCCCGGGTGCAAGAACGTGTGCTACGACCACTACTTCCCCGTGTCCCACATCCGGCTCTGGGCGCTACAGCTCATCTTCGTGTCCACACCAGCCCTGCTGGTGGCCATGCACGTGGCCCACTACAGAcacgagaagaaaaggaaattcatgaAGGGAGAGATAAAGAGTGAATATAAGGACATCGAAGAGATCAAAAGCCAGAAGGTCCGAATCGAAGGGTCGCTGTGGTGGACCTACACGGGCAGCATCTTCTTCCGGGTCATCTTCGAGGCCGCCTTCATGTACGTCTTCTACGTCATGTACGACGGCTTCGCCATGCAGCGCCTGGTGAAATGCAACGCGTGGCCCTGCCCTAACACGGTGGACTGCTTCGTGTCCAGGCCAACGGAGAAGACCGTCTTCACGGTTTTCATGATCGCCGTGTCTGGAATTTGCATCCTGCTTAATGTCACCGAATTGTGTTACTTGATGATTAGATATTGTTCCGGAAAGTCCAAAAAACCAGTGTAA
- the GJB6 gene encoding gap junction beta-6 protein produces the protein MDWGTLHTFIGGVNKHSTSIGKVWITVIFIFRVMILVVAAQEVWGDEQADFVCNTLQPGCKNVCYDHFFPVSHIRLWALQLIFVSTPALLVAMHVAYYRQEAARRFRRGEKRNEFKDLEDIKRQKIRIEGSLWWTYSSSIFFRIIFEAAFMYVFYFLYNGYHLPWVLKCGIDPCPNLVDCFISRPTEKTVFTIFMISASVICMLLNVAELCYLLLKVCFRRSKRAQTQRTPPNHALKESKQNEMNELISESGQNAITGFPS, from the coding sequence ATGGACTGGGGCACGCTGCACACGTTCATCGGGGGCGTGAATAAACACTCCACCAGCATCGGGAAGGTGTGGATCACCGTCATCTTCATCTTCCGCGTCATGATCCTGGTGGTGGCCGCCCAGGAGGTGTGGGGCGATGAGCAGGCCGACTTCGTGTGCAACACGCTGCAGCCCGGGTGCAAGAACGTGTGCTACGACCACTTCTTCCCCGTGTCCCACATCCGGCTCTGGGCTCTGCAGCTCATCTTCGTGTCCACGCCGGCCCTGCTGGTGGCCATGCACGTGGCCTACTACAGACAGGAGGCCGCGCGCCGGTTCAGGCGCGGGGAGAAGAGGAACGAGTTCAAGGATCTGGAAGACATCAAACGGCAGAAGATCCGGATCGAGGGCTCCCTGTGGTGGACCTACAGCAGCAGCATCTTCTTCCGAATCATCTTCGAGGCCGCCTTCATGTACGTGTTCTACTTCCTGTACAACGGGTACCACCTGCCCTGGGTGCTGAAGTGCGGCATCGACCCCTGCCCCAACCTCGTGGACTGCTTCATCTCCAGGCCCACGGAGAAGACCGTGTTCACCATCTTCATGATCTCCGCGTCCGTGATCTGCATGCTGCTCAACGTGGCCGAGCTGTGCTACTTGCTGCTCAAAGTGTGCTTCAGGAGATCCAAGCGAGCGCAGACGCAAAGAACGCCCCCCAACCACGCCCTCAAGGAGAGTAAACAGAACGAGATGAACGAGCTGATTTCCGAGAGCGGGCAGAACGCCATCACGGGGTTTCCTAGTTAA